In one window of Anaerolineae bacterium DNA:
- a CDS encoding electron transfer flavoprotein-ubiquinone oxidoreductase codes for MNIEHEKIDFDMLFVGGGPASLAGAIRLMQLAKQKGINLEVAIIEKGAEIGSHALSGAVLNPVALKELIPDFLERGCPVEQTVREDEFYFLTRKSYYSLPYTPLYMRNKGFYVISLSRFTRWLAEIAEELGINIFPGFAGREVLYSLDNKSIIGIRTGDKGLDKEGKPKGNFEPGIDILAKVTVFGEGSKGSLMQNVAEKFDIFSGKMPQAFETGIKEVIQLPENNYFKTSKGNDIHTFGYPLGISAPGGGFIYEMEGNKAALGFITGLSYQDPMLDLYEEFIKFKHHPLVSKIIQNGKVVEQGARTVSTGGYYTIPRLAVNGGVFIGGSASMQNTPGLKGIHVSMKSGMLAAEAIIKAHEKNSFTQETLNNYHELFEKSLLKEEVYEGRNFSQAMSKKGLVKFIHLGAQYFTRGCGIHDKMPVEEDYKTLRPAKAGPKDFKGIEPDKKLFDGVLYVDKLTGVYLSKTMHKEDQPCHILIHDQNLCMNECYITYQCPCIRFCPGNVYEIETDENSSQRRLKLNPSNCLHCKTCEIKDPYKNITWTCPEGGEGPGYTLL; via the coding sequence ATGAATATAGAACACGAGAAGATAGATTTTGATATGCTTTTTGTTGGAGGCGGCCCTGCAAGCCTTGCAGGCGCTATTAGATTAATGCAGTTAGCCAAACAAAAGGGGATCAATCTGGAGGTGGCTATTATTGAAAAAGGGGCTGAAATAGGATCGCACGCTTTGAGTGGAGCTGTTTTAAACCCTGTTGCACTAAAGGAACTTATCCCTGATTTTCTTGAAAGAGGATGCCCTGTTGAACAAACCGTAAGAGAAGACGAATTTTACTTTCTGACCCGTAAAAGCTATTATAGCCTTCCTTATACACCGCTATATATGCGAAACAAAGGCTTTTACGTTATAAGCCTTTCACGGTTTACAAGATGGCTTGCGGAAATTGCCGAAGAGCTTGGAATAAACATCTTTCCAGGTTTTGCCGGAAGAGAGGTTCTTTACTCTCTGGATAATAAGTCAATCATAGGAATACGCACGGGAGACAAGGGGCTTGATAAAGAAGGTAAGCCTAAAGGCAATTTTGAGCCGGGAATAGATATATTGGCCAAGGTTACTGTGTTCGGAGAAGGGTCAAAGGGAAGTCTTATGCAGAATGTTGCAGAAAAATTTGATATCTTTTCCGGAAAAATGCCGCAGGCATTTGAAACAGGCATCAAAGAGGTTATACAACTGCCTGAAAACAACTATTTTAAGACCAGCAAAGGCAATGATATCCATACGTTCGGCTATCCTCTGGGCATCAGCGCACCTGGCGGCGGTTTTATCTATGAAATGGAAGGCAACAAAGCAGCTCTGGGATTTATTACAGGTCTTTCATATCAGGACCCTATGCTTGATCTGTATGAGGAATTTATTAAATTCAAACATCATCCTTTGGTATCAAAAATTATTCAAAACGGCAAGGTGGTCGAACAGGGAGCGAGGACCGTTTCCACCGGAGGATATTATACTATTCCCAGGCTCGCTGTAAATGGCGGAGTATTCATTGGCGGCAGTGCGTCAATGCAGAATACTCCGGGACTAAAGGGCATACATGTTTCCATGAAATCAGGTATGCTGGCAGCAGAGGCAATTATAAAAGCTCATGAAAAAAACAGCTTTACGCAGGAAACGCTCAATAATTATCATGAGTTGTTTGAAAAAAGCCTGCTAAAAGAAGAAGTTTATGAAGGAAGAAACTTTTCCCAGGCCATGTCAAAAAAGGGGCTGGTAAAATTTATCCATCTTGGCGCCCAGTATTTCACAAGAGGATGCGGGATACATGACAAAATGCCTGTTGAAGAGGATTATAAAACCCTGCGGCCTGCAAAAGCGGGCCCTAAAGACTTTAAAGGGATAGAGCCTGATAAAAAGCTTTTTGATGGTGTTTTATATGTTGACAAACTTACAGGAGTTTATCTGTCAAAAACCATGCACAAAGAGGATCAGCCGTGCCATATTCTTATCCACGATCAAAATCTGTGCATGAATGAATGTTATATTACCTATCAATGCCCCTGTATAAGATTCTGCCCTGGTAATGTTTACGAAATCGAGACGGATGAGAACAGCTCTCAAAGACGGCTTAAACTCAACCCGTCTAATTGCCTGCACTGTAAAACGTGTGAAATAAAGGATCCTTATAAAAATATAACCTGGACATGCCCGGAGGGCGGAGAAGGCCCGGGTTATACGCTACTGTAA
- a CDS encoding deoxyribonuclease IV, which produces MRQKNEINAMASCLLGAHFSIAKGMHNALYEAKALKCNAIQIFTQSSNAWKQRILTQEEVELFEQAKITTGIKAIASHTSYLINLAGYENKKHGMSLHALKQELIRSSMLGIPFVVLHPGSHMEKGEKEGIIRIAESINEIFAQTSDISSRLLLETTAGQGSSIGHTFEQLASILDLVENKEKMGICLDTCHIFAAGYDIRNIESYSKTINLFDNIIGINRLYFIHLNDSKKALGTRIDRHEHIGRGFIGLKAFEYFMNDKRLKNIPKIIETPKENVTCDYDKINLNKLRAML; this is translated from the coding sequence ATGCGTCAAAAAAATGAGATAAATGCTATGGCCTCCTGCCTGCTTGGAGCGCATTTTTCAATTGCAAAGGGCATGCACAACGCTCTGTATGAGGCAAAAGCGCTAAAATGCAATGCTATTCAGATTTTTACGCAATCTTCAAACGCCTGGAAGCAACGCATACTGACGCAAGAGGAGGTAGAACTCTTTGAACAGGCAAAAATAACAACCGGCATTAAAGCAATCGCCTCACACACCTCATATCTTATAAATCTTGCAGGTTATGAAAACAAGAAGCACGGCATGTCCCTTCATGCGCTGAAACAGGAACTTATCAGATCTTCAATGTTAGGCATCCCTTTTGTCGTGCTTCACCCGGGTTCTCATATGGAAAAAGGGGAAAAAGAGGGAATCATCAGGATAGCTGAAAGCATAAATGAGATATTTGCCCAAACATCTGATATAAGTTCACGCCTCCTGCTTGAAACCACCGCGGGCCAGGGCTCAAGCATCGGGCATACCTTTGAGCAGCTTGCATCTATATTAGATTTAGTAGAAAATAAAGAAAAAATGGGCATCTGCCTTGACACATGCCATATCTTTGCCGCAGGCTATGATATCAGGAATATCGAGTCATACAGTAAAACAATAAACCTTTTCGACAATATAATAGGCATTAACCGTCTATATTTTATACATTTAAATGACTCAAAAAAGGCTCTGGGCACAAGGATTGATCGGCACGAACATATTGGGCGGGGATTTATCGGCTTAAAAGCGTTTGAATATTTTATGAACGACAAAAGGCTTAAAAATATTCCAAAGATTATTGAAACCCCGAAAGAAAATGTGACTTGCGATTATGATAAAATCAATTTAAATAAGCTAAGGGCGATGTTATAG
- a CDS encoding sigma-54 dependent transcriptional regulator: MKLLLIDDEEGIRKLLSISLRNEGYDVIMADNGHNGIELFKQKAPSIVLTDIKMPGIDGIDVLKRIKEINPDAEVIIITGHGDMEKAVKSIQLGASDFITKPINADALSKALQRAEAKLKVKQTLKHYTFKLKKAVKEKTVALEKSHNEIKTLCDITCNLSEKEYLAEAFDLIIERIKNIFSFKEAIPLVFNEVKDEFIKVNGYRCLQAEDKEEIISTINSMHYPMEIAELSAMGYGWLKNFENYKSLSVVPIDRNGDIAGGVILLASEANVFSGDDLRFFYLMLSQVAYDIRRIALNEERLKGLDDKVEMFSGFGGIIGKDHKMRQIYNLILDIAPTDATVLIQGESGSGKELIARAVHLHSHRKDKPFVVVNCSAYPHTLLESELFGHEKGAFTGATHKRIGRFELANDGTLFLDEIGEIPLMSQVKLLRFLQFQKFERLGGQETIGVNVRIIAATNKDLQKEVEKGSFREDLYYRLHVIPINIPPLRVRRNDISLLVEYFIEKLNSQGNKKVKGISSEAMRLLLGYNWPGNIRELENIIEHSFILTKDEYITEQNFPQNTSFPIDNIDKDKKENISSFQQNERRFLARVLEEYRWNKLRVAKTLNISRSTLYAKLKKYNINSVNK; the protein is encoded by the coding sequence TTGAAGTTATTGCTTATAGATGACGAGGAAGGCATTAGAAAATTATTAAGCATATCTCTTAGAAACGAGGGATATGATGTTATAATGGCTGATAATGGACACAACGGTATTGAACTGTTTAAACAAAAAGCCCCTTCTATTGTTTTAACAGATATAAAAATGCCCGGGATAGATGGTATAGATGTTTTAAAAAGGATCAAAGAGATAAATCCGGATGCAGAGGTCATTATAATAACCGGGCACGGAGACATGGAAAAGGCTGTCAAGTCAATACAGCTTGGAGCTTCTGATTTTATAACAAAACCTATTAATGCGGACGCTCTTTCCAAGGCTCTTCAACGTGCTGAAGCAAAGTTGAAGGTCAAACAAACGCTTAAGCATTATACATTTAAGCTTAAAAAGGCGGTAAAGGAAAAGACAGTAGCGCTTGAAAAATCGCATAATGAAATAAAAACTCTTTGCGATATTACATGCAACCTCAGTGAAAAGGAATATCTTGCCGAAGCTTTTGATCTTATCATCGAGCGAATCAAAAATATATTTTCGTTTAAAGAGGCAATTCCCCTTGTTTTTAACGAAGTAAAAGACGAATTCATTAAGGTCAATGGTTATAGATGCTTGCAGGCAGAGGATAAAGAAGAAATTATATCTACCATTAATTCGATGCATTATCCAATGGAGATTGCCGAACTGAGCGCTATGGGCTATGGATGGTTAAAAAACTTTGAAAATTATAAGTCTTTATCTGTTGTCCCGATAGATAGAAATGGTGATATTGCCGGCGGAGTGATTCTGCTTGCATCTGAGGCTAATGTTTTTTCAGGAGATGATTTACGCTTTTTTTATCTTATGCTTTCGCAGGTTGCCTATGATATTAGAAGAATAGCGCTGAATGAGGAGAGGCTGAAGGGATTAGATGATAAGGTCGAAATGTTTTCAGGCTTTGGAGGCATCATCGGGAAAGATCACAAGATGCGTCAGATTTATAATTTGATTTTAGATATAGCTCCTACCGATGCAACAGTATTGATTCAAGGTGAAAGCGGGTCAGGGAAAGAGCTTATTGCGAGGGCAGTTCATTTGCATAGCCATAGAAAAGACAAGCCTTTTGTTGTTGTGAATTGCTCTGCATACCCTCATACATTGCTCGAAAGCGAGTTGTTCGGCCACGAGAAGGGAGCCTTTACCGGCGCAACACATAAGAGGATCGGACGATTTGAACTGGCGAATGATGGGACCCTTTTTCTGGATGAAATCGGAGAGATTCCTTTAATGTCACAGGTTAAGCTCCTAAGATTTCTCCAGTTTCAAAAGTTTGAGAGATTGGGAGGGCAGGAAACCATTGGAGTAAATGTCAGGATAATAGCAGCAACTAATAAAGATTTGCAAAAAGAGGTGGAGAAGGGAAGCTTTCGGGAGGATTTATATTACAGATTACATGTTATTCCAATAAATATTCCCCCTCTCAGGGTTAGACGAAACGATATATCTCTTCTGGTTGAATATTTTATTGAAAAACTGAACTCGCAAGGGAATAAAAAAGTAAAAGGAATTTCTTCCGAGGCTATGAGGCTATTATTGGGCTATAATTGGCCTGGTAATATCAGAGAGCTGGAAAATATTATTGAACACTCTTTTATTCTTACCAAGGATGAATATATTACCGAACAAAATTTTCCCCAGAATACGAGTTTTCCTATTGATAATATTGATAAAGATAAAAAAGAAAACATAAGCTCCTTTCAGCAAAACGAAAGACGATTTCTTGCAAGAGTCCTGGAAGAATACAGATGGAATAAATTGCGGGTAGCAAAAACACTAAACATCAGCCGCAGTACACTGTATGCAAAGTTGAAAAAGTATAATATTAATTCGGTTAATAAATAA
- a CDS encoding multiheme c-type cytochrome yields MESKNKAYMSRGSILIVFLLILFSFFLFNAVIAGQEKQAKYVGMEKCNDCHSEHVTSYYSWKYSKSFRIIKMRKKDNDSGCIPCHTTGYGKQGGFTSVRETPGMINKQCESCHGPASLHLKAPTKREHQETLSIPKNICTSCHSGHKHPGY; encoded by the coding sequence ATGGAGAGTAAAAATAAAGCTTATATGTCAAGAGGCTCTATCCTGATTGTCTTCCTGCTGATTTTATTTTCGTTTTTTTTATTTAATGCCGTTATTGCCGGACAAGAAAAGCAAGCAAAATATGTTGGAATGGAAAAATGCAATGACTGCCATTCCGAACACGTGACGAGCTATTATTCTTGGAAATACTCAAAAAGTTTCCGGATCATAAAGATGAGAAAAAAAGACAATGACTCAGGCTGTATACCGTGCCATACCACGGGATACGGAAAACAGGGAGGATTTACCAGTGTCCGGGAGACTCCGGGCATGATCAATAAGCAATGTGAAAGCTGCCATGGTCCTGCCAGCTTGCACCTCAAAGCTCCTACCAAGCGCGAACATCAAGAGACACTGAGTATTCCAAAGAACATTTGTACTTCCTGTCACAGCGGACACAAGCATCCGGGGTATTGA
- a CDS encoding ATP-binding protein, translating to MFRWVNLKRFISGGLRTKIILGVSIILFTVLGAFGYFDVISQVNRYTEENKKMALEISDTVMKSIEYPMLDGEMEQVQAILERLGTLEDMEVVHLCDDTGIIKRNGTNRHDINRKTVSKITLEVFSTGKLAQGLETFLENDVNVKILRYAIPVHNEKACYKCHGDEKPLLGVLSVGFSWRPIQNALASVRKQNIILTIISLAVVAFSLTLWLNRYTVRPIVQLTKVADEISRVKYVHELEKSHGRSIPCWRLLSCDKTDCPAYENNAIPCWYMMDTLCFREPSGIFPQKLDQCMKCSVYQDYKGDETVRLRDSFQHMLYKLRSYEKELRLSEEKYRLLFNTNPDPIFIIDRDNFKILDINERVIDTYGYSREELIKMSFSDLGHKQTGEVIDGFQKLSSSQRGFFTKKRHVHKDKSVFYVNITACPSKYMGKNVLIVATTDITKNIQKEAQLVQASKMTTIGTMASGIAHELNQPLNVIKIGSNFIEKIVKQGKKINIEDLKSVSEEMSSYVDRASAIINHLRDFSRISPSARSMVDINNPIRDVFKVLGQQIRLHQIEVDLELAEDLPSIMADHNRLEQVFINLVTNAVDAIDEKVHKMGPEFEKTMTIKSFVQENQIVVIVSDTGIGIPGSNIERIFEPFFTTKDVGKGTGLGMSISYGIVRDYGGTVDVRSKEGVGTTFELRFPVCLHASE from the coding sequence ATGTTCAGATGGGTAAATTTAAAGAGATTCATATCAGGAGGTTTAAGAACCAAGATAATATTAGGCGTGAGCATAATCCTGTTTACGGTGCTGGGCGCTTTTGGCTATTTTGATGTGATTTCCCAGGTTAATCGTTATACTGAAGAGAACAAAAAAATGGCCTTGGAAATAAGTGATACTGTTATGAAGAGCATAGAGTATCCCATGCTGGATGGCGAAATGGAGCAAGTTCAGGCCATATTGGAGAGGCTGGGCACCCTGGAAGATATGGAAGTAGTTCATCTTTGCGATGACACTGGTATTATCAAGCGTAATGGAACAAACCGTCATGATATCAACAGAAAAACCGTTTCTAAGATTACTCTTGAAGTGTTTAGCACAGGTAAATTAGCACAGGGTCTGGAAACGTTCCTTGAAAATGATGTAAATGTCAAGATATTGCGTTACGCCATTCCTGTCCATAATGAGAAGGCCTGTTATAAGTGTCACGGGGATGAAAAACCTCTCCTGGGGGTGTTGTCGGTTGGGTTTAGCTGGCGGCCGATTCAGAATGCGCTTGCCTCGGTGCGAAAGCAGAATATAATTTTAACTATTATATCCTTAGCAGTGGTCGCTTTTTCCCTGACCTTGTGGCTCAATAGATATACCGTTCGACCCATTGTTCAGCTAACTAAGGTCGCTGATGAGATTAGCCGTGTAAAATATGTCCATGAACTTGAGAAATCCCATGGGCGATCTATACCTTGCTGGAGGCTGTTGAGCTGTGACAAAACGGATTGTCCAGCCTATGAAAACAATGCTATTCCGTGCTGGTATATGATGGATACATTATGTTTTCGCGAGCCGTCAGGAATATTTCCACAAAAATTAGATCAATGTATGAAATGCTCTGTTTATCAGGATTATAAAGGAGATGAAACTGTTAGACTCCGGGATTCGTTTCAACACATGCTTTATAAGTTGAGATCTTATGAGAAAGAGCTCAGATTATCCGAGGAAAAATATAGACTGTTGTTTAATACCAATCCTGATCCCATTTTTATAATAGACAGGGATAATTTCAAAATTCTGGATATCAATGAACGGGTTATTGATACCTACGGTTATTCGAGGGAAGAATTAATTAAAATGTCTTTCAGCGATTTGGGACATAAACAAACCGGAGAAGTTATAGATGGGTTCCAAAAACTTTCCTCCAGCCAAAGGGGATTCTTTACGAAAAAAAGGCATGTGCATAAGGATAAGAGTGTATTCTATGTAAACATTACGGCTTGCCCGTCAAAATATATGGGGAAAAATGTGTTAATTGTGGCAACTACTGATATTACAAAAAACATACAAAAGGAAGCCCAGTTAGTACAGGCCAGCAAAATGACTACTATAGGCACCATGGCTTCTGGTATAGCCCATGAATTAAATCAGCCTTTAAATGTTATCAAAATTGGAAGTAATTTTATTGAGAAAATAGTTAAACAAGGTAAAAAAATAAATATTGAAGACTTGAAAAGCGTGTCTGAAGAAATGAGCAGTTATGTGGACAGAGCATCTGCAATTATTAATCATTTAAGGGATTTTTCCCGAATATCTCCTTCTGCTCGGTCAATGGTAGATATTAATAACCCCATCAGAGATGTATTTAAAGTATTGGGCCAGCAGATAAGATTGCATCAGATAGAAGTTGATCTTGAATTAGCCGAAGATTTGCCATCCATAATGGCTGATCACAACCGGCTTGAGCAGGTTTTTATCAATCTGGTAACCAATGCAGTGGATGCTATAGATGAAAAGGTCCACAAAATGGGGCCAGAGTTTGAAAAAACTATGACAATAAAATCATTTGTGCAGGAAAATCAGATTGTGGTTATTGTATCTGATACTGGTATAGGTATTCCCGGCAGCAATATAGAAAGAATATTTGAGCCGTTTTTTACCACCAAGGATGTAGGTAAGGGTACAGGACTGGGCATGTCCATAAGTTATGGAATTGTTCGTGACTATGGAGGAACAGTCGACGTAAGGAGCAAAGAAGGTGTTGGTACAACCTTTGAGTTGAGATTTCCTGTTTGTTTACACGCATCGGAGTAA
- a CDS encoding response regulator has translation MPKILLIDDEEGIRKLLSMSLKSDGYEVIAAESGQQGINFFKKEFFPIVLTDIKMPGMDGIQVLKEIKKINPSTEVIVITGHGDMESAVQSLHLGASDFINKPVSDQVLSVALERAEDRLKTKKMLNRYANELWKMVKDKTEEIKRRYEFENKLVQRSIDGIIATDREDNIIIFNKAAEKLFGYTENEVKREKKAEDLYPVEIMQKISDAFSDKTNCANVIFTGQDTFLRAKKGGLVPVRFSGAILYEDERPIGSVGFFQDLREIKQLQKELIQSERLVAVGQTVAGLAHGIKNILNGLKGGVYIVNTALKKSPDSFAGSGAEKGHPESKLRTGWDMVERNINRVSDLVLGLLSYSKEREPEYEKYDPNIIVDEVYNLMESKAKKNDVTLIRSLDKEIGEVYLDPKGIHTCLLNLVSNAIDACIFDSDTEKNWQVKLGVHHDKEGGVIYDVVDNGCGMDQEVKDRIFTEFFSTKGNRGTGLGLLVSQKIIHEHKGTMEVESEPGKGTRFLIRLPKQEFTEKE, from the coding sequence ATGCCAAAAATATTACTGATTGACGATGAAGAAGGTATTAGAAAACTTCTCAGCATGTCTCTTAAAAGCGATGGATATGAAGTGATAGCCGCTGAGAGCGGACAACAGGGTATTAATTTTTTTAAAAAAGAATTTTTTCCAATAGTGCTTACTGATATAAAAATGCCTGGCATGGACGGCATACAGGTTTTAAAGGAGATAAAAAAAATTAATCCAAGCACAGAGGTTATTGTTATTACCGGTCATGGTGATATGGAATCCGCAGTTCAGTCTCTTCATCTGGGTGCATCAGATTTTATTAACAAGCCGGTTAGCGATCAGGTCCTTTCAGTTGCCCTTGAAAGGGCTGAAGATCGGCTGAAAACGAAAAAGATGTTGAACAGGTATGCCAATGAATTGTGGAAAATGGTAAAGGATAAAACAGAAGAGATAAAGAGAAGATATGAATTTGAGAATAAACTTGTACAGCGGTCGATTGATGGAATTATTGCCACTGACAGAGAAGATAATATTATAATATTTAACAAGGCTGCTGAAAAACTTTTTGGATATACCGAGAATGAAGTTAAAAGAGAAAAAAAAGCAGAAGATCTTTATCCCGTAGAGATAATGCAGAAGATCTCTGATGCTTTTTCAGATAAGACAAATTGTGCTAATGTTATTTTTACAGGACAGGATACGTTTTTAAGGGCAAAAAAAGGTGGATTAGTACCGGTCAGATTTTCAGGCGCGATACTTTATGAAGACGAAAGACCTATAGGCAGTGTTGGCTTTTTCCAGGATCTTAGAGAAATTAAACAACTGCAAAAAGAATTAATTCAGTCGGAAAGACTGGTAGCTGTTGGCCAGACAGTAGCCGGTCTTGCACACGGCATAAAGAATATTTTAAATGGCTTAAAAGGTGGGGTCTATATCGTTAACACCGCCTTGAAAAAGTCGCCTGATAGCTTTGCCGGTTCTGGTGCAGAAAAGGGGCATCCGGAAAGCAAACTAAGAACAGGTTGGGACATGGTGGAAAGAAATATTAATAGAGTTTCTGATCTGGTTTTGGGTCTTCTCAGTTATTCAAAGGAACGTGAACCGGAATATGAAAAATATGATCCAAATATTATTGTGGATGAAGTCTACAATCTTATGGAGTCAAAGGCTAAAAAAAATGATGTTACACTGATAAGGAGCTTGGACAAGGAAATAGGCGAAGTTTATCTTGATCCAAAAGGGATACACACCTGTCTTCTTAATCTGGTTTCAAATGCGATTGATGCCTGCATTTTTGACTCTGATACAGAAAAAAATTGGCAGGTAAAGCTTGGGGTGCATCATGACAAGGAAGGCGGTGTGATTTACGATGTGGTTGATAATGGTTGCGGTATGGATCAGGAAGTTAAAGATAGAATTTTTACCGAATTTTTCAGCACAAAGGGAAATCGTGGCACAGGCCTTGGGTTGCTTGTATCTCAAAAGATCATTCATGAGCATAAAGGAACCATGGAGGTGGAATCGGAACCAGGCAAGGGCACAAGGTTTTTAATCAGGCTCCCGAAACAAGAATTTACAGAGAAAGAATAA
- a CDS encoding response regulator codes for MGKKVLIVDDDTDIITFASSVIENSGYTPITALNGEEGINKIRAEKPDAIILDVLMPKESGIKMYREVKTDPAFSAIPVIILSGIAQRTFTRSQKALAEFEGQDVPEPDAYLEKPVEPEELAATLKKFLS; via the coding sequence ATGGGTAAAAAGGTTCTGATTGTTGATGATGATACTGATATAATAACATTTGCGTCAAGCGTTATAGAAAACAGCGGCTATACTCCGATAACCGCATTAAACGGCGAAGAAGGTATTAATAAAATTAGAGCGGAAAAACCGGACGCAATTATATTAGATGTATTAATGCCTAAAGAAAGCGGGATTAAGATGTACAGGGAAGTCAAAACAGACCCCGCGTTTAGTGCTATTCCGGTAATAATACTTTCCGGAATAGCTCAAAGAACCTTTACCCGTTCTCAAAAGGCCCTTGCAGAGTTTGAGGGTCAAGACGTACCTGAACCGGATGCCTATCTGGAAAAACCGGTTGAACCGGAAGAACTGGCGGCAACCCTAAAGAAGTTCTTGTCCTGA
- a CDS encoding universal stress protein, with protein MKFKKMLFATNFDELWFDALESLMELRKAGLNHVVFLHVINREAVAMHRGTGYLKDEDVRLKQMADVRFIDWAESVFEKGMECGAYVVVGDPLPKILSTAETEGVDLIVTEAYKRTKLEKLFASSTTMELLRRSKTPVLVLKYMLPSGRVNDKPFDRPLLVTDWSSPCERALEQLIDIKKAVKNVVVIHVISDDVVKGKSKADLMKIQKENKKRLKDVCTTFEDEGVEADFHLYMGDVASQIETAAREHSATMIVMGTTGKGAWRARWLGSVSQKITETSEFPTLLIP; from the coding sequence ATGAAATTTAAAAAGATGCTGTTTGCAACCAACTTTGATGAACTGTGGTTTGATGCCTTGGAATCATTGATGGAACTAAGAAAGGCCGGGCTTAATCATGTGGTTTTTCTCCATGTAATAAACAGAGAAGCAGTTGCCATGCATCGTGGGACAGGTTACCTTAAAGATGAAGATGTTAGATTAAAACAAATGGCAGATGTGCGTTTTATTGATTGGGCGGAAAGCGTATTTGAAAAAGGAATGGAATGCGGCGCCTATGTGGTTGTTGGAGATCCCCTCCCAAAAATTCTTTCAACGGCTGAAACAGAAGGTGTAGATCTCATCGTAACAGAAGCTTATAAAAGAACAAAATTAGAGAAACTGTTTGCAAGTTCAACCACAATGGAACTCCTCAGGCGGTCAAAAACTCCTGTGCTGGTTCTTAAATATATGCTGCCGTCAGGCAGGGTTAATGATAAGCCATTTGATAGACCTCTACTGGTAACAGACTGGTCATCTCCATGCGAAAGGGCGTTGGAACAGTTAATAGATATAAAAAAGGCTGTAAAAAATGTGGTGGTAATACATGTTATCAGTGATGATGTTGTAAAGGGCAAATCAAAAGCTGACCTTATGAAGATTCAAAAGGAAAATAAAAAAAGACTGAAAGATGTCTGCACAACTTTTGAAGATGAAGGGGTTGAAGCGGATTTTCATCTTTACATGGGTGACGTGGCCTCACAGATTGAAACCGCCGCGCGTGAACACAGCGCCACTATGATTGTCATGGGTACAACAGGAAAGGGAGCCTGGCGGGCACGCTGGCTTGGCAGTGTATCTCAGAAAATAACAGAAACTTCTGAATTTCCAACACTGCTGATACCTTAA
- a CDS encoding universal stress protein, with protein MDVKKIVYATNLSEPTFRVLDGLSGLKRLGLQEIVLLSNNASPDLFEAWKKRLSDLGIHVSIKIDPCKLSASVLNIIQKNNISLIILHFNKKENRRIFGGSILNDIIKSTNIPLLIVDKDEKGLNFSSKGMFERVLLTADWSPEYEKALQQVLDFKELISELELVNVIFEKLSMRDVQQLMEDMINTREMCLKLGVSTEYHMYAGEISEEILRAAHEYESTVIVMGATRRQKFKDIFLGRPVCRVIEKAPIPVLLVP; from the coding sequence ATGGACGTAAAAAAAATTGTTTATGCTACAAATTTAAGCGAGCCCACCTTTCGTGTGCTGGATGGATTGTCGGGTCTCAAACGTCTTGGTTTGCAAGAGATTGTTCTTCTTTCAAACAACGCAAGTCCTGATCTGTTTGAGGCATGGAAAAAGAGATTGAGTGATTTAGGGATACATGTAAGCATTAAAATTGATCCATGCAAACTCTCCGCAAGTGTTTTAAACATAATTCAAAAAAACAATATATCACTTATTATATTGCATTTTAATAAAAAAGAGAATCGAAGAATATTTGGCGGTTCAATTTTAAATGATATTATCAAGTCCACTAATATTCCTCTTCTTATTGTCGATAAGGACGAAAAAGGATTAAATTTTAGTTCAAAAGGAATGTTTGAGCGTGTTTTGTTGACGGCAGATTGGTCACCAGAATATGAAAAGGCATTGCAACAGGTACTCGATTTTAAAGAATTAATAAGTGAACTCGAACTTGTAAATGTAATATTCGAAAAATTGAGCATGCGCGATGTGCAACAGCTAATGGAAGATATGATTAATACCCGTGAAATGTGTTTAAAGCTCGGTGTTTCAACAGAATACCACATGTATGCCGGAGAGATTAGTGAAGAAATCCTGCGCGCTGCTCATGAATATGAATCTACTGTGATAGTTATGGGCGCAACACGCAGGCAGAAGTTTAAGGATATTTTTTTAGGCAGGCCGGTGTGTAGAGTAATAGAAAAAGCTCCGATACCTGTGTTGCTGGTTCCTTAA